One stretch of Girardinichthys multiradiatus isolate DD_20200921_A chromosome 2, DD_fGirMul_XY1, whole genome shotgun sequence DNA includes these proteins:
- the LOC124861226 gene encoding fibroblast growth factor 4B-like isoform X1 encodes MAAAQRLLVSMSCEAGTPHWTLTAALLLGFLLGVVSAYPLPSGRTDATLLEKRWETLFSRSVLGISGEKPELNWETDYLLGIKRVRRLYCNVGIGFHLQVLPDGRINGVHNENQYSLIEISTVERGVVSLYGVKSELFVAMNSRGRLYGTMAMGVMEAFPDKPRITFSTTKPDGFHLHCKFLNDQLLTWTTVRCAQHPNHQCRGQLSLTG; translated from the exons ATGGCCGCTGCGCAAAGGCTCCTCGTCAGTATGTCCTGCGAGGCCGGCACGCCGCACTGGACGCTGACCGCGGCGCTTCTCCTGGGCTTTCTGCTGGGGGTCGTGTCAGCGTACCCCTTACCGAGCGGCAGGACGGATGCAACTTTGCTGGAGAAGCGATGGGAGACCCTGTTCTCCCGCTCTGTGCTGGGGATCTCCGGGGAGAAACCGGAGCTGAACTGGGAGACTGACTACCTGCTGGGCATCAAAAGAGTGCGGAGGCTCTACTGCAACGTGGGCATCGGGTTTCACCTTCAGGTCCTCCCCGACGGCAGGATAAACGGTGTACATAATGAGAACCAGTACA GTCTGATAGAGATCTCTACGGTGGAGAGAGGAGTGGTGAGCCTGTATGGGGTGAAGAGTGAGCTGTTTGTTGCAATGAACAGCCGTGGAAGGTTATATGGAACG ATGGCAATGGGAGTCATGGAGGCATTTCCAGACAAGCCAAGAATAACGTTTTCAACAACCAAACCAGATGGGTTTCATTTGCACTGCAAATTCTTGAATGATCAG CTTTTGACATGGACAACTGTGCGATGTGCTCAGCATCCAAACCACCAATGCCGGGGCCAGCTGTCACTGACTGGGTGA
- the LOC124861226 gene encoding fibroblast growth factor 6-like isoform X2, with the protein MAAAQRLLVSMSCEAGTPHWTLTAALLLGFLLGVVSAYPLPSGRTDATLLEKRWETLFSRSVLGISGEKPELNWETDYLLGIKRVRRLYCNVGIGFHLQVLPDGRINGVHNENQYSLIEISTVERGVVSLYGVKSELFVAMNSRGRLYGTTVFHDECKFNESLLPNNYNAYESLLHRGSYIALSKHGRLKRGNKATTAMTVTHFLPRI; encoded by the exons ATGGCCGCTGCGCAAAGGCTCCTCGTCAGTATGTCCTGCGAGGCCGGCACGCCGCACTGGACGCTGACCGCGGCGCTTCTCCTGGGCTTTCTGCTGGGGGTCGTGTCAGCGTACCCCTTACCGAGCGGCAGGACGGATGCAACTTTGCTGGAGAAGCGATGGGAGACCCTGTTCTCCCGCTCTGTGCTGGGGATCTCCGGGGAGAAACCGGAGCTGAACTGGGAGACTGACTACCTGCTGGGCATCAAAAGAGTGCGGAGGCTCTACTGCAACGTGGGCATCGGGTTTCACCTTCAGGTCCTCCCCGACGGCAGGATAAACGGTGTACATAATGAGAACCAGTACA GTCTGATAGAGATCTCTACGGTGGAGAGAGGAGTGGTGAGCCTGTATGGGGTGAAGAGTGAGCTGTTTGTTGCAATGAACAGCCGTGGAAGGTTATATGGAACG ACAGTCTTCCATGACGAGTGCAAGTTCAACGAGAGCTTGCTCCCAAACAACTACAACGCCTACGAGTCTCTGCTTCACAGAGGATCCTACATAGCACTGAGCAAGCATGGCCGCCTGAAGAGGGGCAACAAAGCCACTACTGCCATGACTGTGACGCACTTCTTACCCCGAATATGA
- the slc45a3 gene encoding solute carrier family 45 member 3 isoform X2, with protein MPGWRSQGRLILLNSLTCGLEICVAAGITYVPPLLLEAGVEERYMTMVLGIGPVLGLLFIPLIGSASDQCNSSYGRRRPFIWLLSLGVLLALFIIPKADLLAARLYRGERTLQVGFLILGVGLLDFCGQVCFTPLEALLSDLYREEEDCSQAFAMFSFMVSVGGCVGYLLPAVDWSRSLLSVYLGGQAECLFSLLILIFVTSVIITMKVSEETSCASSSPTGSGSFLESSAGTMEAGCCGPPRSCFYLLRCKLRLLKAGPLLCLLRTCWTMTPAIFWSYCHIPQVMRQLCMAQLCSWMAVMSFMLFYTDFVGEGLYDGVPSALPGTMSRQRYDEGIRIGSLGLFLQCATSTFFSLVMSRLVRRFGSRWVYLSSMVSFTVSALVICLSKSVVLVTTMAALTGFAYATLQTLPYTLTCHYHKEKEVYMPKGITKSMHTNGMTYLSPAQEEEGVQNHKTAPYKHPLLSQDGLFQPSLWGPLFSLLSLSPPTSPARPSLELLPSTLLRTSSSTKKTSEAKTLLLKMKSSIIFHSGCSDRT; from the exons ATGCCTGGATGGAGGTCTCAGGGGCGTCTCATCCTGCTGAACTCCCTGACATGTGGCCTGGAGATCTGCGTGGCAGCTGGGATCACATACGTGCCCCCGCTGCTGCTGGAGGCTGGAGTGGAGGAGCGCTACATGACCATGGTGCTAG GTATCGGACCAGTTCTTGGCCTTCTTTTTATCCCCCTGATCGGCTCAGCCAGCGATCAGTGCAATAGCAGTTATGGCAGAAGGCGGCCATTCATCTGGCTGCTGTCTCTGGGAGTTCTTCTGGCACTTTTCATCATTCCCAAAGCTGATCTTCTGGCAGCACGTCTTTATCGTGGAGAACGCACCCTGCAG GTGGGCTTCCTTATTCTTGGTGTGGGCCTGCTTGACTTCTGTGGGCAGGTGTGTTTCACCCCATTGGAGGCCCTGTTGTCAGATCTGTACCGGGAGGAGGAAGACTGCAGCCAAGCCTTCGCTATGTTCTCTTTCATGGTCAGCGTGGGAGGCTGCGTGGGGTATTTGTTACCTGCAGTGGACTGGAGTCGCAGTCTGCTCTCTGTTTACCTGGGAGGCCAGGCCGAGTGCCTGTTTTCGCTCCTCATCCTCATCTTCGTCACCAGTGTGATCATCACAATGAAGGTGTCTGAGGAGACTTCCTGTGCCAGCAGCAGCCCGACTGGATCAGGGTCCTTCCTGGAGTCGAGTGCTGGCACAATGGAGGCTGGTTGCTGTGGACCTCCACGTTCCTGCTTCTACCTGCTCAGGTGCAAGCTAAGGCTTTTGAAGGCTGGACCCCTGCTCTGCTTACTGAGAACCTGCTGGACCATGACCCCAGCCATCTTCTGGAGCTATTGCCACATCCCGCAGGTCATGAGGCAGCTGTGCATGGCCCAGCTCTGCAGCTGGATGGCTGTGATgtcttttatgcttttttacACTGACTTTGTGGGAGAAGGTCTGTATGATGGAGTACCCAGTGCGTTACCAGGAACCATGTCTAGGCAAAGATATGATGAAG GAATCCGAATAGGCAGTTTGGGCCTTTTTTTGCAGTGTGCTACCTCAACCTTCTTCTCTCTGGTCATGAGTCGGCTGGTTCGCCGGTTTGGGTCACGGTGGGTCTACCTGAGCAGCATGGTGAGCTTCACAGTCTCTGCTTTGGTCATCTGCCTGTCCAAAAGTGTTGTCTTGGTTACAACAATGGCGGCACTCACTGGCTTTGCATATGCAACGCTGCAGACTCTACCTTACACCCTGACCTGCCATTACCACAAGGAGAAGGAG GTCTACATGCCAAAAGGGATAACTAAAAGCATGCATACAAATGGCATGACTTATCTGAGTCCTGCGCAGGAAGAAGAGGGAGTCCAAAATCACAAAACAGCTCCTTACAAGCATCCTCTCCTCAGCCAGGacgg GTTATTCCAACCCTCTTTGTGGGGACCATTGTTCAGTTTGCTCAGTCTGTCACCGCCTACATCGCCAGCTCGGCCGTCTTTGGAGCTGTTGCCATCTACCTTGCTTCGCACATCGTCTTCGACCAAAAAGACCTCAGAAGCTAAGACTTTGTTACtaaagatgaaatcatcaataATTTTTCATTCAGGTTGCTCAGACAGAACTTAA
- the slc45a3 gene encoding solute carrier family 45 member 3 isoform X3, translating to MDQFECLVGIGPVLGLLFIPLIGSASDQCNSSYGRRRPFIWLLSLGVLLALFIIPKADLLAARLYRGERTLQVGFLILGVGLLDFCGQVCFTPLEALLSDLYREEEDCSQAFAMFSFMVSVGGCVGYLLPAVDWSRSLLSVYLGGQAECLFSLLILIFVTSVIITMKVSEETSCASSSPTGSGSFLESSAGTMEAGCCGPPRSCFYLLRCKLRLLKAGPLLCLLRTCWTMTPAIFWSYCHIPQVMRQLCMAQLCSWMAVMSFMLFYTDFVGEGLYDGVPSALPGTMSRQRYDEGIRIGSLGLFLQCATSTFFSLVMSRLVRRFGSRWVYLSSMVSFTVSALVICLSKSVVLVTTMAALTGFAYATLQTLPYTLTCHYHKEKEVYMPKGITKSMHTNGMTYLSPAQEEEGVQNHKTAPYKHPLLSQDGYEYFPIQQSPNSSLHCSGGPEQDEAEPGYEKRGVGLDFAILDSTFLLSQVIPTLFVGTIVQFAQSVTAYIASSAVFGAVAIYLASHIVFDQKDLRS from the exons ATGGATCAGTTTGAGTGTCTTGTTG GTATCGGACCAGTTCTTGGCCTTCTTTTTATCCCCCTGATCGGCTCAGCCAGCGATCAGTGCAATAGCAGTTATGGCAGAAGGCGGCCATTCATCTGGCTGCTGTCTCTGGGAGTTCTTCTGGCACTTTTCATCATTCCCAAAGCTGATCTTCTGGCAGCACGTCTTTATCGTGGAGAACGCACCCTGCAG GTGGGCTTCCTTATTCTTGGTGTGGGCCTGCTTGACTTCTGTGGGCAGGTGTGTTTCACCCCATTGGAGGCCCTGTTGTCAGATCTGTACCGGGAGGAGGAAGACTGCAGCCAAGCCTTCGCTATGTTCTCTTTCATGGTCAGCGTGGGAGGCTGCGTGGGGTATTTGTTACCTGCAGTGGACTGGAGTCGCAGTCTGCTCTCTGTTTACCTGGGAGGCCAGGCCGAGTGCCTGTTTTCGCTCCTCATCCTCATCTTCGTCACCAGTGTGATCATCACAATGAAGGTGTCTGAGGAGACTTCCTGTGCCAGCAGCAGCCCGACTGGATCAGGGTCCTTCCTGGAGTCGAGTGCTGGCACAATGGAGGCTGGTTGCTGTGGACCTCCACGTTCCTGCTTCTACCTGCTCAGGTGCAAGCTAAGGCTTTTGAAGGCTGGACCCCTGCTCTGCTTACTGAGAACCTGCTGGACCATGACCCCAGCCATCTTCTGGAGCTATTGCCACATCCCGCAGGTCATGAGGCAGCTGTGCATGGCCCAGCTCTGCAGCTGGATGGCTGTGATgtcttttatgcttttttacACTGACTTTGTGGGAGAAGGTCTGTATGATGGAGTACCCAGTGCGTTACCAGGAACCATGTCTAGGCAAAGATATGATGAAG GAATCCGAATAGGCAGTTTGGGCCTTTTTTTGCAGTGTGCTACCTCAACCTTCTTCTCTCTGGTCATGAGTCGGCTGGTTCGCCGGTTTGGGTCACGGTGGGTCTACCTGAGCAGCATGGTGAGCTTCACAGTCTCTGCTTTGGTCATCTGCCTGTCCAAAAGTGTTGTCTTGGTTACAACAATGGCGGCACTCACTGGCTTTGCATATGCAACGCTGCAGACTCTACCTTACACCCTGACCTGCCATTACCACAAGGAGAAGGAG GTCTACATGCCAAAAGGGATAACTAAAAGCATGCATACAAATGGCATGACTTATCTGAGTCCTGCGCAGGAAGAAGAGGGAGTCCAAAATCACAAAACAGCTCCTTACAAGCATCCTCTCCTCAGCCAGGacgggtatgaatactttcccATCCAGCAAAGCCCGAACAGCTCGCTTCACTGCTCAGGTGGCCCCGAGCAGGACGAGGCCGAGCCAGGATATGAAAAACGTGGCGTGGGCTTGGACTTTGCCATCTTAGACAGCACATTTCTCCTCTCTCAGGTTATTCCAACCCTCTTTGTGGGGACCATTGTTCAGTTTGCTCAGTCTGTCACCGCCTACATCGCCAGCTCGGCCGTCTTTGGAGCTGTTGCCATCTACCTTGCTTCGCACATCGTCTTCGACCAAAAAGACCTCAGAAGCTAA
- the slc45a3 gene encoding solute carrier family 45 member 3 isoform X1, with amino-acid sequence MPGWRSQGRLILLNSLTCGLEICVAAGITYVPPLLLEAGVEERYMTMVLGIGPVLGLLFIPLIGSASDQCNSSYGRRRPFIWLLSLGVLLALFIIPKADLLAARLYRGERTLQVGFLILGVGLLDFCGQVCFTPLEALLSDLYREEEDCSQAFAMFSFMVSVGGCVGYLLPAVDWSRSLLSVYLGGQAECLFSLLILIFVTSVIITMKVSEETSCASSSPTGSGSFLESSAGTMEAGCCGPPRSCFYLLRCKLRLLKAGPLLCLLRTCWTMTPAIFWSYCHIPQVMRQLCMAQLCSWMAVMSFMLFYTDFVGEGLYDGVPSALPGTMSRQRYDEGIRIGSLGLFLQCATSTFFSLVMSRLVRRFGSRWVYLSSMVSFTVSALVICLSKSVVLVTTMAALTGFAYATLQTLPYTLTCHYHKEKEVYMPKGITKSMHTNGMTYLSPAQEEEGVQNHKTAPYKHPLLSQDGYEYFPIQQSPNSSLHCSGGPEQDEAEPGYEKRGVGLDFAILDSTFLLSQVIPTLFVGTIVQFAQSVTAYIASSAVFGAVAIYLASHIVFDQKDLRS; translated from the exons ATGCCTGGATGGAGGTCTCAGGGGCGTCTCATCCTGCTGAACTCCCTGACATGTGGCCTGGAGATCTGCGTGGCAGCTGGGATCACATACGTGCCCCCGCTGCTGCTGGAGGCTGGAGTGGAGGAGCGCTACATGACCATGGTGCTAG GTATCGGACCAGTTCTTGGCCTTCTTTTTATCCCCCTGATCGGCTCAGCCAGCGATCAGTGCAATAGCAGTTATGGCAGAAGGCGGCCATTCATCTGGCTGCTGTCTCTGGGAGTTCTTCTGGCACTTTTCATCATTCCCAAAGCTGATCTTCTGGCAGCACGTCTTTATCGTGGAGAACGCACCCTGCAG GTGGGCTTCCTTATTCTTGGTGTGGGCCTGCTTGACTTCTGTGGGCAGGTGTGTTTCACCCCATTGGAGGCCCTGTTGTCAGATCTGTACCGGGAGGAGGAAGACTGCAGCCAAGCCTTCGCTATGTTCTCTTTCATGGTCAGCGTGGGAGGCTGCGTGGGGTATTTGTTACCTGCAGTGGACTGGAGTCGCAGTCTGCTCTCTGTTTACCTGGGAGGCCAGGCCGAGTGCCTGTTTTCGCTCCTCATCCTCATCTTCGTCACCAGTGTGATCATCACAATGAAGGTGTCTGAGGAGACTTCCTGTGCCAGCAGCAGCCCGACTGGATCAGGGTCCTTCCTGGAGTCGAGTGCTGGCACAATGGAGGCTGGTTGCTGTGGACCTCCACGTTCCTGCTTCTACCTGCTCAGGTGCAAGCTAAGGCTTTTGAAGGCTGGACCCCTGCTCTGCTTACTGAGAACCTGCTGGACCATGACCCCAGCCATCTTCTGGAGCTATTGCCACATCCCGCAGGTCATGAGGCAGCTGTGCATGGCCCAGCTCTGCAGCTGGATGGCTGTGATgtcttttatgcttttttacACTGACTTTGTGGGAGAAGGTCTGTATGATGGAGTACCCAGTGCGTTACCAGGAACCATGTCTAGGCAAAGATATGATGAAG GAATCCGAATAGGCAGTTTGGGCCTTTTTTTGCAGTGTGCTACCTCAACCTTCTTCTCTCTGGTCATGAGTCGGCTGGTTCGCCGGTTTGGGTCACGGTGGGTCTACCTGAGCAGCATGGTGAGCTTCACAGTCTCTGCTTTGGTCATCTGCCTGTCCAAAAGTGTTGTCTTGGTTACAACAATGGCGGCACTCACTGGCTTTGCATATGCAACGCTGCAGACTCTACCTTACACCCTGACCTGCCATTACCACAAGGAGAAGGAG GTCTACATGCCAAAAGGGATAACTAAAAGCATGCATACAAATGGCATGACTTATCTGAGTCCTGCGCAGGAAGAAGAGGGAGTCCAAAATCACAAAACAGCTCCTTACAAGCATCCTCTCCTCAGCCAGGacgggtatgaatactttcccATCCAGCAAAGCCCGAACAGCTCGCTTCACTGCTCAGGTGGCCCCGAGCAGGACGAGGCCGAGCCAGGATATGAAAAACGTGGCGTGGGCTTGGACTTTGCCATCTTAGACAGCACATTTCTCCTCTCTCAGGTTATTCCAACCCTCTTTGTGGGGACCATTGTTCAGTTTGCTCAGTCTGTCACCGCCTACATCGCCAGCTCGGCCGTCTTTGGAGCTGTTGCCATCTACCTTGCTTCGCACATCGTCTTCGACCAAAAAGACCTCAGAAGCTAA